In one Deltaproteobacteria bacterium genomic region, the following are encoded:
- a CDS encoding type II toxin-antitoxin system Phd/YefM family antitoxin — translation MTRSTYSVTEAQSQLPRLLREAEGGALVGIARRQETVAYLLSRDHLEAIVETMEILANPAAQKAIADHRAGRTRFVPLSALDDE, via the coding sequence ATGACACGTTCTACGTATTCTGTAACCGAAGCCCAAAGTCAGCTTCCGCGACTTCTGAGAGAGGCTGAGGGCGGCGCCCTCGTTGGCATCGCCCGCAGGCAAGAGACCGTTGCGTACCTCCTGTCGCGCGATCATCTGGAAGCGATCGTCGAAACGATGGAGATATTGGCGAATCCTGCCGCGCAGAAGGCGATCGCGGACCACCGGGCAGGTCGGACACGGTTCGTTCCACTTTCGGCGCTCGACGACGAATGA
- a CDS encoding DUF2255 family protein, translating to MTGRGWPVDELSLLGRTGEIAISSRRADGSDSPWWPIWVVRVGDDVYVRSTDGPDKIWFRNALRRRRGRIRAGDTVIESVFVDHQDGPQENITAAYRAKYRASSPWSLNRASTSTSTIKVLPAP from the coding sequence ATGACCGGCCGGGGCTGGCCTGTCGACGAGCTCAGCCTGCTGGGCCGCACCGGCGAGATCGCCATCTCGTCGCGCCGGGCCGACGGCTCGGACAGCCCCTGGTGGCCGATCTGGGTCGTCCGCGTGGGCGACGACGTGTACGTGCGTTCCACCGACGGTCCAGACAAGATCTGGTTCCGCAATGCGCTTCGCCGCCGTCGGGGACGGATCCGCGCCGGCGACACCGTGATCGAGTCCGTCTTCGTCGATCACCAGGACGGACCGCAGGAAAACATCACCGCGGCGTACCGCGCGAAGTACCGCGCCAGTTCGCCCTGGAGCCTGAACCGGGCATCGACCTCGACCTCCACCATCAAGGTGCTGCCCGCGCCATGA
- a CDS encoding NAD(P)-dependent alcohol dehydrogenase → MYQTKAYAASNKIAPLAGTSIPRRDPSDRDVQIEILYCGICHSDLHYARDEWHETMPAVYPCVPGHEIVGRVTKVGSGVTKYRVGELVGVGCLVDSDRSCPNCKAGLEQFCPGQVLTYGSPDKHGTAPVTYGGYSDSIVVAQHFVLRIPPNLDLAGAAPLLCAGITTYSPMRHWGVTKGKKVGVVGLGGLGHMGVKFAHAFGAHTVVFTTSPGKTEDAKRLGADEVVVSKNADEMRKHAGSFDFILDCVAAPHDINAYIDLLARDGNLTMVGAPDKPLPVKVFGLIVQRRSFSGSPIGGLAETQEMLDFCGQHDITADVEVIPIQKINEAYERMAKSDVKYRFSIDMASLGSK, encoded by the coding sequence ATGTACCAGACGAAAGCCTACGCTGCCTCCAACAAGATCGCGCCGCTGGCCGGCACCTCGATCCCGCGGCGCGACCCGAGCGACCGCGACGTGCAGATCGAGATCCTCTACTGCGGCATCTGCCACTCCGACCTGCACTACGCGCGGGACGAGTGGCACGAGACCATGCCCGCGGTCTACCCGTGCGTGCCGGGACACGAGATCGTCGGCCGCGTGACCAAGGTCGGCTCGGGCGTGACCAAGTACAGAGTGGGCGAGCTCGTCGGGGTCGGGTGTCTCGTCGACTCGGACCGCTCCTGCCCGAACTGCAAAGCCGGGCTCGAGCAGTTCTGTCCGGGCCAGGTGCTCACCTACGGCAGCCCGGACAAGCACGGGACGGCACCGGTCACCTATGGCGGATATTCGGACTCGATCGTCGTGGCTCAGCACTTCGTCCTCCGCATCCCGCCGAATCTCGACCTCGCGGGCGCAGCACCGCTGCTCTGCGCCGGGATCACGACCTACTCGCCGATGCGCCACTGGGGCGTCACCAAGGGGAAGAAAGTCGGCGTAGTGGGCCTGGGCGGCCTCGGGCACATGGGCGTGAAGTTCGCGCACGCCTTCGGCGCGCACACGGTGGTGTTCACGACCTCGCCGGGTAAGACCGAGGACGCGAAACGCCTCGGGGCAGACGAGGTCGTCGTGTCGAAGAACGCCGACGAAATGCGGAAGCACGCGGGCAGTTTCGACTTCATCCTCGACTGTGTCGCCGCCCCGCACGACATCAACGCCTACATCGACCTCCTGGCCCGGGACGGGAACCTCACGATGGTCGGTGCACCCGACAAGCCGCTGCCGGTCAAGGTGTTCGGCCTCATCGTCCAGCGGCGGAGCTTCTCCGGTTCGCCGATCGGCGGCCTTGCCGAGACGCAGGAGATGCTCGACTTCTGCGGCCAGCACGACATTACCGCCGACGTCGAGGTGATCCCGATCCAGAAAATCAATGAGGCGTACGAGCGGATGGCGAAGAGCGACGTAAAGTATCGGTTCTCGATCGACATGGCGTCGCTCGGGTCCAAGTGA
- a CDS encoding aldo/keto reductase, which yields MQTRKLGTSGLEVSALGYGAMGLSFGYGPAVDKQHGIAVIRKAVDLGVTFFDTAEVYGPFTNEELVGEALAPVRDRVVIATKFGFSFKDGKQVPGALDSRPDRIREMVEASLERLKTDRIDLLYQHRVDPNVPIEDVAGAVKDLIAAGKVKHFGLSEAGVNTIRRAHAVQPVAALQSEYSLFWREPEEQILPTLEELGIGFVPFSPLGKGYLTGKIDERTKFDAGDFRNSVPRFSEENRKANQALVELLGRVAARQTATPGQVALAWLLAQKPWIVPIPGTTKIHRLEENVGGAAVALTLDDLREIASTASEIAVKGERYSEAAQKMIDR from the coding sequence ATGCAGACGCGAAAACTTGGAACGAGTGGTCTCGAAGTGTCCGCCCTCGGCTACGGTGCGATGGGCCTCTCCTTCGGCTACGGCCCGGCCGTGGACAAGCAGCACGGCATTGCCGTCATTCGGAAGGCCGTCGATCTGGGCGTCACGTTCTTCGACACGGCCGAAGTGTACGGCCCCTTCACGAACGAAGAACTCGTCGGTGAAGCCCTCGCGCCGGTTCGCGATCGCGTGGTGATCGCCACCAAGTTCGGCTTCAGCTTCAAGGACGGGAAGCAGGTGCCGGGCGCGTTGGATAGCCGCCCAGATCGCATCCGCGAAATGGTGGAGGCGTCGCTCGAGCGGCTGAAGACCGACCGCATCGACCTCCTCTACCAGCACCGGGTCGATCCGAACGTCCCGATCGAGGACGTGGCCGGTGCCGTGAAGGACTTGATCGCGGCCGGGAAGGTCAAACACTTCGGCCTGTCGGAGGCGGGGGTCAACACCATCCGCCGGGCACACGCCGTGCAGCCGGTCGCAGCGCTCCAGAGCGAATACTCACTCTTCTGGCGGGAGCCGGAGGAGCAGATCCTCCCAACGCTCGAGGAGCTCGGCATCGGGTTCGTGCCGTTCAGCCCGCTGGGCAAGGGCTACCTGACCGGCAAGATCGATGAGCGCACGAAGTTCGACGCCGGAGACTTCCGCAACTCCGTCCCGCGCTTCTCGGAGGAGAACCGCAAGGCCAATCAGGCGCTCGTCGAGTTGCTCGGCCGGGTTGCCGCGCGGCAGACGGCGACGCCGGGCCAGGTGGCGCTCGCGTGGCTGCTCGCCCAGAAGCCGTGGATCGTGCCGATTCCCGGGACCACGAAGATCCATCGGCTGGAAGAGAACGTGGGCGGTGCGGCCGTCGCACTCACGCTCGACGACCTCCGTGAGATCGCCAGCACGGCCAGCGAGATCGCCGTCAAGGGCGAGCGCTACTCCGAGGCGGCCCAGAAGATGATCGACCGGTGA
- a CDS encoding DNA integrity scanning protein DisA nucleotide-binding domain protein has translation MHEDAHGALRIWGLVNSGRRWLRDIQGGRRAGAQLPDVPVVHVDAPGSLAVYRAQKLVAKLRSGRISGTRVDQFASAWLPERFTDFLEDLIARHVVARERSDLSWAPLTLDLPREIAERMMKRVIALMREARHGGSIIFVPTDAGAPTTDEPYIDLKYRFETSPTKRWFPEVVVSILNRLAQIHGAGPRPVGWREFETTLDDDLATLDEALFETAHLIAELASTDGAVVMTKLHDIVGFGGMISGRLPAVRRVARALDLDAGSTVDEPAENVGARHRSAYRLVAAVPGAIVIVVSQDGGVRFVAQRDGRVTYWEQE, from the coding sequence GTGCACGAAGATGCGCACGGCGCCCTGCGCATCTGGGGTCTCGTCAACTCGGGCAGGCGCTGGCTCCGAGATATCCAGGGCGGCCGGCGCGCCGGCGCGCAGCTACCGGATGTCCCTGTGGTTCACGTCGATGCGCCGGGAAGCCTCGCGGTGTACCGGGCGCAGAAACTGGTCGCGAAGCTCCGGTCCGGGCGCATATCCGGAACACGAGTCGATCAGTTCGCCTCCGCATGGCTGCCGGAACGATTCACGGATTTCCTCGAGGACCTCATCGCGCGTCACGTGGTCGCGCGCGAACGATCCGACCTGTCATGGGCGCCGCTCACGCTCGACCTTCCGCGGGAAATCGCGGAACGCATGATGAAACGCGTCATCGCGCTGATGCGAGAGGCGCGCCACGGCGGCTCGATCATCTTCGTGCCCACGGACGCTGGCGCACCCACGACCGACGAGCCCTATATCGACCTGAAATATCGCTTCGAGACGTCGCCGACGAAGCGCTGGTTTCCCGAGGTCGTCGTCTCGATCCTGAATCGCCTCGCGCAGATCCATGGGGCGGGTCCTCGCCCCGTCGGATGGCGCGAGTTCGAGACGACGCTGGACGATGACCTCGCCACACTCGACGAGGCGCTCTTCGAAACCGCGCATCTGATTGCGGAACTCGCGTCTACCGACGGTGCCGTGGTGATGACGAAGCTGCACGACATCGTGGGCTTCGGCGGCATGATCTCGGGACGTCTGCCGGCGGTCAGACGCGTGGCCAGAGCGCTGGACCTCGACGCCGGCTCGACGGTGGATGAACCGGCCGAGAACGTCGGCGCCAGACATCGCTCTGCGTACCGCCTCGTGGCCGCGGTCCCGGGCGCCATCGTTATCGTCGTCTCGCAGGACGGCGGAGTGCGCTTCGTCGCGCAGAGGGACGGGCGCGTCACTTACTGGGAACAGGAGTAG
- a CDS encoding transposase, which translates to MGRRTLPAAKPTSRNRNVLGHLPEDARPRVRTEMRKAYDEADWKKAEARLKRLARSLEEAHPGAAASLQEGRAETLTRQRLGVRGALYRTLRSTNTIENLNGTIATYTRNPKRWRSGRMILRWVAAALDHAQPRCRAIRGFSELPKLRTALVASVASGSEIGEELAA; encoded by the coding sequence ATCGGGCGACGTACCCTTCCGGCTGCCAAGCCAACCTCGAGAAACCGCAACGTCCTGGGGCATCTCCCGGAGGACGCCCGGCCGCGGGTCCGCACGGAGATGCGGAAGGCCTACGACGAGGCGGACTGGAAGAAAGCGGAAGCGCGCCTCAAGCGACTCGCGCGCTCGCTGGAAGAAGCGCACCCCGGCGCCGCCGCCTCCTTGCAGGAGGGACGCGCGGAGACCCTGACGCGGCAGCGCCTCGGGGTGCGCGGGGCGCTGTACCGGACGCTCCGCTCGACGAACACGATCGAAAACCTCAACGGGACGATCGCGACCTATACCCGCAACCCCAAGCGCTGGCGCAGTGGACGGATGATTCTGCGGTGGGTGGCGGCCGCACTCGATCACGCGCAACCGCGCTGCCGCGCGATCCGGGGATTCAGTGAGTTGCCGAAACTTCGCACTGCACTCGTCGCAAGCGTTGCCTCAGGCAGCGAAATCGGAGAAGAGTTGGCCGCGTGA